A window of Onychostoma macrolepis isolate SWU-2019 chromosome 01, ASM1243209v1, whole genome shotgun sequence contains these coding sequences:
- the wdr19 gene encoding WD repeat-containing protein 19: MKRVFTLSEKSWSGSCLQYKWQKTVGNYLAVAGPDNFVKIFDRHGQKVNELNLPGICIFLDWDKDGDILAVIAEKSSSIYLWDANVNKTSQLDSGMRDQMSFLLWSKTGPLLAVGTSKGNLLIYNQQTSRKIPVLGKHTKKITCGCWSSQNLLALGSEDRSITISNHEGDTIRQTSVRADPADVQFSVMKTDERSSPGESTVSVALGKKTLFLFNLNDPDNPIELAFQQRYGSIISYRWYGDGYIMIGFSHGYFVVISTHIREIGQELFQAHNHKDSLTSIAISQSLNKAASCGDNCVKIHDLTDLKEMYAIVTLDEETKGLDQMCWTDDGQLLAVSSQQGTLHVFLTKLPILGDSSGTRIAFLTSLLEVTVANQVEGEPPIAFAVEVEPSFIAVGPYHVAVGMNNRAWFYALGDSGVERVKDTEYLGTVASMCLNCDYAAALFEGKIQLHVIDGDEQAVQEDRQTKLFPESDQKYRILSHALTSEFLYYGTDTGLIQCFYFEDWQSVNEYRHTVGVRKVFPDPNGTRLVFIDEKSDGFLYCPVNESVFEIPDFSPAIKGVLWENWMSNKGVFVAYEEDKVYTYAFHKDTIQGCKVILVGATKLPFSHKPLLLHNGELTCQTQSGKINSVVLNTHSFLNNPHSDTSKDKHQPLLQQAIMLKRFSDAWNICKALNRTEAWGELGRACLHHMEVELAIRVYRMMGNVGMVMSLEDIKGIEDQNLLAGHLAMFCNDYNRAQDLYLTSSYPMAALEMRRDLQHWDSALQLAKRLDPDEIPFISKEYAIQLEFVGDYTNALAHYEKGITGNNKFQDHDESCLAGVARMSIRMGDIRRGANQAIKHPSRALKKDCGAILESMKQYSEAAQLYEKGQYYDKAASVYIRCKNWAKVGELLPHVTSPKIHLQYAKAKEADGKYKEAAMAYESARDWENVIRILLEHLNNPEEAVRIVRETQSIEGAKMVARFFLRLSDYGSAIQFLVLSRCSDEAFQLAQQHGQMEVYADIIGSEATIEDYQSIALYFEGEKNHLQAGKFFQKCGQYSRALKHFLKCPSSDDSLAIEMAIETVGEAKDEALTNQLIDYLMGESDGMPKDAKYLFRLYMALKQYREAARTAIIIAREEQSAGNYRNAHDVLFSMYAELQTQHIKIPAEMATNLMILHSYILVKIHVKRGDHLKGARMLIRVSNNISKFPSHIVPILTSAVIECHRAGLRNSAFSFASMLMRPEYRNKIDLKYKKKIEAMVRRPDTSEVEEESSPCPYCGFSLPDCELLCPGCKNNLPYCIATGRHLVKEDWCVCPHCDFPALYSQFTQLLETESVCPMCSETLNVSEVKKVSDCSRYLQQDQLER; the protein is encoded by the exons CCCTGACAATTTTGTAAAAATCTTTGATCGGCATGGACAGAAGGTTAATGAGTTGAATCTGCCTGG GATTTGCATATTTCTTGACTGGGATAAAGATGGCGATATCTTGGCTGTGATTGCTGAAAAGTCCAGTTCCATTTACTTGTGGGATGCAAATGTTAACAAAACCTCACAGCTGGACAGTGGCATGAG AGATCAGATGTCCTTTCTGCTCTGGTCTAAAACTGGGCCACTACTGGCTGTTGGCACATCTAAAGGAAACCTGCTCATCTACAACCAGCAAACCTCACGCAAGATTCCTGTTCTGG GTAAGCACACAAAGAAAATCACATGTGGCTGTTGGAGCTCTCAGAACCTCCTGGCGCTGGGCAGTGAAGACCGCAGCATAACAATCAGCAACCATGAGGGAGACACCATTCGACAG ACCTCCGTGAGAGCAGATCCTGCAGATGTTCAGTTCTCAGTGATGAAAACAGATGAGCGATCATCTCCAGGAGAAAGCACT GTTAGTGTGGCTTTAGGAAAGAAGACACTGTTCCTGTTTAATCTAAATGACCCTGATAACCCTATAGAACTGGCCTTTCAGCAGCGTTACGGAAGCATCATCTCCTACCGctg GTATGGGGATGGCTATATCATGATTGGATTTTCACATGGCTACTTTGTAGTCATTTCCACACATATCCGTGAGATTGGCCAAGAGTTGTTTCAAGCCCACAATCATAAAGACAGTCTAACTAGCATCGCCATCTCTCAGTCTCTAAACAAAGCTGCGTCCTGTGGGGATAACTG TGTTAAGATACATGACTTGACTGATCTGAAGGAAATGTATGCTATAGTCACTCTGGATGAGGAGACCAAag GCCTTGATCAGATGTGTTGGACTGATGATGGGCAGCTGTTAGCTGTATCTTCTCAGCAGGGAACTTTGCATGTCTTCCTCACCAAGCTGCCCATATTGGGAGACAGCAGTGGCACTAGAATCGCCTTTCTTACATCCCTGTTGGAGGTTACGGTCGCCAACCAGGTGGAAGGG GAGCCCCCTATTGCTTTTGCAGTGGAGGTGGAGCCTAGTTTCATAGCTGTGGGACCATATCATGTTGCTGTGGGCATGAATAACAGAGCGTGGTTTTATGCATTAGGAGACAGTG GTGTGGAGCGTGTAAAAGACACTGAGTATTTGGGGACAGTGGCCAGTATGTGTCTGAACTGTGACTATGCGGCTGCCTTGTTTGAGGGGAAGATCCAGCTGCATGTG ATTGATGGAGATGAGCAGGCTGTTCAGGAGGACAGACAGACGAAACTGTTTCCAGAATCCGATCAGAAATACCGCATCCTCAGTCATGCTCTCACCTCTGAGTTTCTGTATTATGGGACGGAC ACCGGCttgattcagtgtttttattttgaagacTGGCAGAGTGTGAATGAGTATCGCCATACAGTGGGTGTACGCAAAGTCTTTCCAGACCCCAATGGAACACGTCTCGTTTTTATTGATGAAAAAAGTGATGGCTTCCTATACTGTCCG GTGAACGAGTCAGTGTTTGAGATCCCAGACTTCTCTCCTGCCATTAAAGGGGTATTGTGGGAAAACTGGATGAGCAATAAGGGTGTGTTTGTGGCGTATGAGGAGGACAAAGTCTACACATATGCCTTCCACAAAGACACCATACAGG GCTGTAAAGTGATTCTAGTTGGTGCCACCAAGTTGCCATTTTCCCATAAGCCCTTGCTGTTGCATAATGGGGAGCTGACATGTCAGACCCAGAGTGGGAAGATTAATAGTGTGGTTTTGAACACACATTCATTCCTCAACAACCCACACAGTGACACCAGTAAAGACAAACACCAGCCGTTACTGCAACAGGCCATTATGCTGAAAAG gtttTCTGATGCGTGGAATATCTGTAAAGCTCTGAACAGAACCGAGGCGTGGGGTGAGCTGGGAAGGGCATGTCTGCATCACATGGAGGTGGAGCTGGCCATCAGAGTATACCGCATGATGGGAAATGTCGGCATGGTCATGTCCCTAGAGGATATCAAG ggAATAGAAGATCAGAATTTGCTGGCTGGTCATTTGGCCATGTTCTGCAATGACTACAACCGAGCCCAAGACTTGTATCTGACTTCTTCGTATCCTATGGCAGCCCTGGAG ATGAGAAGGGACCTACAGCATTGGGACAGTGCATTACAGCTAGCTAAAAGACTGGACCCTGATGAGATTCCATTTATTTCTAAAGAATATGCCATACAGCTGGAATTTGT TGGAGATTATACGAATGCACTGGCTCACTATGAGAAAGGCATAACCGGAAACAACAAG ttcCAGGATCATGATGAGAGCTGTCTGGCAGGAGTGGCTCGAATGTCTATTCGTATGGGTGACATTCGTAGAGGAGCCAACCAGGCCATTAAACACCCCAGCAGAGCTCTGAAGAAAGACTGTGGAGCCATTCTGGAAAGCatgaag CAATATTCAGAAGCGGCTCAACTGTATGAAAAAGGCCAATACTATGACAAAGCTGCCTCGGTCTACATCCGCTGCAAAAACTG GGCAAAAGTGGGTGAGCTCCTGCCCCATGTGACTTCCCCAAAGATTCACCTGCAGTATGCTAAGGCAAAGGAGGCGGATGGCAA ATATAAAGAGGCAGCAATGGCCTATGAAAGTGCACGAGACTGGGAAAACGTAATTCGAATCCTACTGGAGCATCTTAACAACCCTGAGGAGGCTGTACGCATCGTACGAGAAACTCAGTCCATCGAAGGAGCCAAAATGGTGGCCAG GTTTTTCCTGCGTTTGAGTGATTACGGCTCAGCGATCCAGTTCCTGGTTTTGTCGCGTTGCAGTGATGAAGCTTTTCAGCTCGCCCAGCAGCATGGGCAGATGGAGGTCTACGCTGACATCATCG GTTCAGAGGCTACAATAGAGGACTATCAGAGCATAGCGCTGTATTTTGAGGGAGAGAAGAATCATCTTCAGGCTGGGAAGTTCTTTCAGAAGTGTGGACAGTACAGCAGG GCGCTGAAGCACTTTTTGAAATGTCCTAGCTCTGATGACAGTTTGGCCATAGAGATGGCCATTGAGACA GTAGGGGAAGCCAAGGACGAAGCTCTAACCAATCAGCTTATTGATTACCTGATGGGGGAAAGTGACGGAATGCCAAAG GATGCAAAATATCTGTTCCGGTTGTACATGGCTCTCAAGCAGTACAGAGAGGCAGCAAGAACTGCTATTATTATTGCCAGAGAGGAGCAATCTGCAG GAAACTACAGGAATGCCCATGATGTTTTGTTCAGCATGTATGCTGAGCTTCAGACACAGCACATTAAGATCCCAGCAGAGATGGCCACAAACTTGATGATCCTGCACAGCTACATACTAGTGAAG ATCCATGTTAAAAGAGGAGATCATTTAAAGGGAGCACGAATGCTTATCCGTGTGTCCAACAACATCAGCAAATTCCCATCCC ACATTGTCCCCATCCTCACATCAGCGGTTATTGAATGTCATCGTGCTGGACTAAGGAACTCTGCCTTTAGTTTTGCCTCTATGCTGATGAGACCAGAGTATCGTAACAAGATTGATCTCAAATACAAGAAGAAGATAGAGGCCATGGTCCG TCGTCCAGATACTTCTGAGGTGGAGGAGGAGAGCTCACCCTGTCCCTACTGCGGCTTCAGCCTGCCTGACTGTGAGCTGCTCTGTCCCGGCTGCAAAAACAATCTGCCCTACTGTATCGCCACA GGTCGTCACTTGGTCAAGGAGGATTGGTGTGTCTGCCCACACTGTGATTTCCCTGCTCTCTATTCGCAGTTCACCCA GCTCTTGGAGACCGAGTCGGTTTGCCCCATGTGCTCTGAGACTTTAAATGTCAGTGAGGTGAAAAAAGTTTCGGACTGCTCCAGATATCTGCAGCAGGACCAACTGGAGCGCTGA